The Saprospiraceae bacterium genome includes the window AACCCTGCCAACCAAGCACTAAAAGGCCCCAAGAACTCAAACCTGACGTTAAGTAGAAAATTTGATTTTCTCGCCAATGTAATGCATAGCCTTGTCATAAGTTTCAATCCCATGACCAACCTTAGGGAATACTTTAACATCCTTGAGTTGCCTAATGTGTTTTTTGGCGTTTTCGATGGATTTTTGGTAGGGAAATAACAGGTCTTGATCCCCTTCCAGTAGATAGACATCTACCTGGACTGCCTGGAGTTGATTACCCATGTAATAGGGCTTTTGGGTATGGTCTTGGTAGCGTTTTAAGGCGAAGAGCTCATAGTCCAGCAACAACCTTTCTGATTGCTCAGATAATTGATGGGTTGGCTTTGAAAATATAGCCTTATCCAAAAACTTAGCGACCGTTTTGGGGCTTGGTTTTAGGATGGGCAATAAATTGAAGTAGAGATTTTTTAAGGCTAAAGAAAATGGCTGTAAACACCCTGGGTTAAGCAGGAATGCCGCCTTTACTTTCTCCGGGTTTGTTATTCCCAATTTCATACCTATCAACCCGCCAAACGATGCGCCGGCAATGAATGTTTTTTGAATGCCTAATTCCTTTAAGACTTCATTTGCCCAAATTCCGTAGTCCAGTGATTTAATATCAGGTGTTTGTCCGTCACTAAGATTGGGCAGTCCGTTTGTTTCAATCAGAAAAATCCTGAGTTTTTGCTTCAGGTTGTCAAGCCCTCTGTCAAAATCCCAAATGAGGGATGTCGTTCTTGCTCCTGGAAATATGACCAGTGTTTCAAGCTGAGGTTCTTGTGTATTTATTCCCCATACGTGGGTTTTGCCCAGCGAAGTGGCTACTTCAAACCTTTGATATACGCGCCCATTCAAGGTCTCCAAGGCTGATACCCAATCCTCAAAGTATTTTAGGTCCTTATCTTTTTCCTTAAAATAGGACTTCCTTTTAATTTCCATTTTATAATAATTTGAGATCTCTCCTTAGCAATTTAGAATTTAAAAATCAACCGCTCCAATTTTTTTCAATTGTCGCTCTCCAATGGAGGCGGGCAAAATCCTCAAAGCATTATTTCGCAAATAGATCAAAAAAGGGTTGTCAAGTTGCGCTAGTTGTCCAATACTATAGGAGGTTTCGGTGATCCATTTGGTCCTTTTCAATCTACGTTTTTCAAAAATTCGAAAAGCATGTTCAAAATCAGGGGCTTGGGACATACATTGGGCGATCGTCACCGCATCCTCTATTGCCTGACATGCCCCTTGTCCCATGTTTGGCGTAGTGGCATGAGCAGCGTCTCCGATCAGCACAATCCGTCCAAAAGCAAATTCGCCATCATGGCATTGATGCCTAATCCCAATCCGGCACCAAGGGGCTCCATTTGTTGGCTTGCCTCAAAAATATGGGCGTCTATCCCGATGTTTTGGAGCGCAATAGCTGTCGTAAGCCCGGCTATGCCTCCGCCGATGATGGATACTTTGTGGTATTTCATTTTAGCAACAAAATTATTCCATCCTACCTGAAAAGTTCTTTACATATGTTAAAAACGACCTTTGCTGGCCACAAAATACTATTGAATACCCGCTCTAATTCTACTAATGCTAACCTGGGTAGTGCCAAGATAGGAAGCGATATAATGAAGCGGACACCTGTTCATAATTCCCGGATACTTCTTTTCCATGAGTTCATATCGTTCTCTCACACTATAAAAACGCAGACTTTCAATTCTCTCCTGTTCATCCAAAAGGCCATAACTTAAAATTACTCTTGCAATATGCTCAAGGTCATGGTGTTGCGAACAGAGTTTTTCAAAATCCACAGACAAAAAATGATAAACATCAGATGCTTCAATTAAATGAATACCTTTTTCACTTGGAAGCCCATTGATCAGGCTAGGGACTGCTCCAATAAACTGTCCATCTGTTGCAAAATAGTCTGTTACATCCTTTCCGTCGTGGTAATAATAAGCCCTTGCAAGGCCAGTTTTCAAAAAAAACATGGATTTAGCACGCTTACCAATTTCAAGTAGGGTAGTGTTTTTAGGGAGTACATTATGAACTATAATTTTTTCAAATTTGGATACCACCTCCTTTTGAAGCGGAGCAATGGCTTGAAAAAAATTAATGACTGGATTGTTATACTAAAAACGGGATAAATTACCGAAAATAAGGATAAGCAATATCTTTAAGTTAACCACAACAAAAAAGATATGCTTACCCTCCACATCAGCGAAACTGATATAGAAGTACTAAAATATGAAAGATATACTTATCCCAGTACAAAAGTTCAAAAACGAATGCAGGTTTTATATATCAGAAGTCAAACGAATTTAACGAATAGCCTAATTGCCCAAATAGTAGGATTACATCGGGATACGGTGACCGAGTATGTGAAGAGGTATAACCAAGGCGGCTTAGCCAGTGTTTATGCAGTAGGTTATGGGACCAATGAGAGTAAATTAGAAGAACATTCTCAAAGTTTGTTATCCTACTTTGAGGACCATCCTCCTCATAGCATAAATGAAGCAAGGGAAAAGATAAAGGAGCTAACGGGCATACAAAGAAGCCCTACTCAAATCCGTTCCTGGCTTAAGAGGCATGGTTTAAGGTATCGAAAAGCAGGTCAAATTCCTGGCAAGGCAGATCAAGTCCAACAAGCTCAATATTTACAAACAGTGCTTAATCCGCTTATTGAAAAAGCACAAGCAGAAGAAATTCACCTTCTTTTTATGGATGCTGCTCATTTTGTGATGGGGGTATTTTTATGTTGCCTATGGTCGGCTAAGCGGGTATTTATTAAGAGTTCTTCCGGCCGTAAACGTTATAATGTACTAGGTGCTGTAGATGCCATCACCAAACAGGTACATACTTGGACAAATGAATCTTACATTAACAGCAATAGTATAGTTGATTTTTTTCATCAACTGCGTATTTACTACTATGACATGAAGCCGATTTACATCATCCTTGATAATGCTCGGTACCAGAAATGCCAGTTTGTCAAATATATAGCATGGCAATTCAATATACAATTAATCTATTTGCCAGCTTATTCACCCAACCTTAACCTCATAGAACGTTTATGGAAATGGGTGAAAAAACAAGCTTTATATGCTACCTACTATGAAGACTTTAATCAATTTAAAAAGGCAATCGACAATAGCATTTATCTGGCTAACAATAATAAAAAACACGAAATCCTAACCCTCTTAAATCTCAAATTTCAACTGTTTTGATTTTCGGCTTTTTATCCCGTGGGCAGTATATTCATAACATAGTGTACTTGTAAGGTGTCTTTCACAAATTTATTTAACTTAAGGTACAATACATAAAGGAGTAATATCCATTTTAGGTATATTCACTACCCAAGGAAAAATCAACACACACATGAAGTACCTAATTATTTTTATAACCTTTATTTTTTTTCAAGGCATACAGGCACAAACAGACCCCAAATGGGATGACACCCGATCTCAAAACTGGCCCAGAGAATGCCAGGAAATCCAGATCAAGTCTTCTCTTGATCAAAAACTTCAAGCTGCTTTTTTTTACAAAAGCAAAAAACGGGCCCCGCTCATTGTCAGTTTGCACACCTGGAGCGGAGGTTATGACCAGAAGGATACCTTGTCCTGGCTCGCTATCGTGCGGGATTACAATTACATTCACCCTGATTTCCGCGGACCCAATAAGCAATTTGAAGCTTGCGGGAGCCCATTGGCGATTCAGGATATTGATGATGCGATTGATTATGCCATTGAGCAAGGGAATGTAGATACCAACCAAATTCACGTTATCGGAGTGAGCGGTGGCGGATATGCTACCTTATTAACCTACATGAAAAGTAAGCATCAGATTAATACCTTTTCGGCCTGGGCCTCCATTAGTAATTTGGTCGATTGGTATTACGAATCGGTAGGCCGCCAACAGAAATACGCTAAAGATATTGCGCTTTCGACCCAGCCAGAATCGGCAGCAGAAACTTCCCTCGTCATGGATGAAGAAGAAGCCAAAAAACGCTCTCCTTATTTCATGCCAACACCGGTGGAGCAACGAAAAAACAGCAAGTTGTTTATTTACGCTGGTATTCACGATGGCTACACTGGCTCTGTCCCCATTAGTCAAAGTGTCAAGTTTTACAACAAACTCATAGCAGATATTGACCCTGAGGCAAAGGAGGCCCAAGTACCCCTGGAGGACCTTTTAACCCTCCTGGAAAGACGGAATACCAACTTCACGCACGGAGATCACTTGGAAAACGGCCTGATTCATTACCAAAAACACTATAAAGACCAGATCCAGCTTAATATTTTTGAAGGAGGTCATGAGCTATTAATTGATGGAGCGTTGGACCAGGTTCGGCCGCTGAAGGTGTTGGCCTTGGGCGATTCCAATGGCGCTTTGGAAGAAGGGTGGGTGAATCAACTCCGTTGGTTGCGCTTTAAGGATCGCTTTTACAACACCTCCATTTCAGGCAATACCATCGGTTTTGACAACCTGGATCGGGTTGCCTTAAATACCCTCTCGAACCTGGATCAGTACCTCAAAGCCGGGGTTGAATCCTTGAAAGGGTTAGATAAAATACTCATCATGCTCGGTACCAATGACTGTAAGGCTGTTTTTGATGATCGCCTGGAAGAGGTGCCCAAGCACCTCGAACAATTGCTGCAGAACATAAAAGCTCACCCCTTGTACAGGCAATACCAACCAAAAATCTATGTGGTCTCTCCGCCTCCTTATGCCCATGATGATCAGTTGATCCCCAAATACAAAGGAGGCGCAGGAGACATCGCCTGGTTATTTCCCCGCTTTAAAGCCATTTCCGAGAAAATGGATTGCGTTTTTATCGATGTTTATTCCATTTTATTGCCAGAATGGGGTCAATACTCAGCAGATGGCATTCATATGAAGCCAGCGGCCCAAAAATTGGTGGCAGAAAAAATAATAGCGGCTTGGGGTGATATTAATTAAAACTTTGAAAATCAAAAAATTAATCTAATAATTCGTGAAAATTCGTGTCAATTCGTGGCTTACCTTTAAGTTGAGCCACGAATTCCAAGAATTATTTATGCCCATCCCTCATTAGAATAATTTTGGCACAAATTGAGAGAGATACGTACGCCAGTTTCGCCAGATATGACCACCCTCGGTTTCCACATATTCGTAGGGCATGGCCCACGCGTCCAGTTTTTTACGATATTCTTCATTGGCTTTATAAAGGAAATCGGTCTTACCTATTCCTATCCAATATAGTTTATATCCGTTTTCCATTTGGGTTTTTAAACCTTCGTCAATTTGGCTATAGACTTTACCCGAAGCATCTTCCCTCGGCATCAAGGCCGCAGAAAACAACCCTATATAATCAAAGGTATTGGGGTAAAATCGGGAAATATGGTAGGAATGAAAACCACCCATGGAAAGTCCGGCAATGGCCCTGTTTTCCTTATCCGTTTTCACCCTGTAATGACCCTCTACAAATTTCACAATGTCCATAAAATTAGCCTCATAGACGCCATTCATGGTCTGGGGTGCCATAAAAACAGGTTTGTAGTAGCCATCGCTACCCAAGCCCGGTGCTGCATCCTGGCTTACATTGCCATTGGGCATGACCACCAACATGGGCCTGGCCTTTCCCTGTGCGATTAAATTATCCAGTATTTGTGCCGTTCTTCCCAATTCCATCCAGGCTTCTTCATCACCACCTGCGCCATGTAATAAATAGAGCACGGGGTATTTTTCCTGAGAGGATTCATATCCGGGAGGGGTGTAAATGCTAAGCCTACGATCCATTTGTAAACCGGGGGAATCATACCAGGTTTTGCTCACTGTACCATGAGGAACATCCATGGTTCTGTAAAGATCCGCTTTTCCGCCTCCAATGATTAGTATATTGGTAATATTTGCCACATCCCTAATTAAAAATGGGTTGTTGGGATCAATGGCCTTCAAACCGTCAACAATAAAAGAATAGGTATATAATTCAGAAGGTAGTTTACCCGTAGTAAAGGTCCAAACGCCCTTTTCACTTTTCGCTAAATTAACCGTGCTGGGTACCTCCATTTCACCAAAAGGCATTATTTTCTTTACGTTGGGTAAAAAATCGCCAGTTAATTGAACAGAATCTGCCGTGGGGGCCAAAAAACGAAAAGTAACCGAATTGTCCTCATGGATTTCAGGAGATACAATTTCTGCTGCGCCAAAAAGTGATTCTTGGGCATAAACGGCAGCATTCAAATTGACTAAAATACAAATAAATAGTATGCTTAATTTCTTCATTTTTTTGAATATTAATTTTTAAACAACTTCAATGTAAATCAAGGGTTTGGGACTTTTGACGATTTAAGAAACCCTCCGTTTTCCAGGCTAGAAGTGGGGGAAGTGGGAAGTCGGAAGTCGGAAGTCGGAAATGCGTTCTTGAGCTTTTCCGACTTCCCACTTCCGACTTCCACCTTTCTTCCGCTTTCCCATTTCGGCCTTCAAAACAGCGAATGTCAAAAGTCCATAAGGGGTAAAATACCCAAATATTGATCGCGGTTGCAAGTTTAGCAAAAATATGGACAATATGTCTTGGTCGATAGCAATATCGGTAAAAAAGCAGAAACAATAGCCTGGTGTTGCCGGCACTAAATACCGAGATATAAAATGGTCTCTTTTAATTGTCAGAGTCCTAAAAAAGGAAGGAGAAAACTCCCAAAAAAAATGTAAAATTGTAGGGTTAAAAATAACCCGAAACTTGAGATTGAAATGGATAGACATCGGATGTGAAATTAAGTTGGAAGTTTGTCTAGAAATCCGAGATGACAGCAACAACAGCCACAAGTTAGGGGGATTGCATGGTTTTTCACAATTTACAAAATTCATTTCCGCAATGAAAATTCAACTTTTTGCGTTTTTCCAGCATCGCCCCATTTCCCGGCACCACCAGATGCTACTGGCCTCCTGTTACCTGATGGCTATGGGTTTTATCCTTCCCGTAAGGGCCCAGATTACCAGCGATAATGCTGTTTTCCCTGTCGTGGGCGACACCCTCCACTTTGCCTTTGGCAACCAGCCTGGGGCAATCAACCAGATTTTCACGCCGCCCGGCGGCGACCAGCAGTGGGACCTGAGCAATCTGCAGCCAACCCAATTCTGGGATCAGATCATGAAAGACCCGCAAACGGGCACGGCTGCTGCCTCCTTCCCTGGGGCCTCTATCCTGTTCAATCCTTTAAATTCCAATGACGAATTTTATTTGCAAGTCACTGGTAATCAGGTCAATGACATGGGGTATTACGGTCACGACGAGCTGAACTTGGGCCTGAGTTTGTTGTTTAAAAAGTCACCTGTACTGGAACAATCCTGGGCCCCGGTCAATTTCTTTGATATCCGCCAAAGTTCGGCCAATGTATTAACTGCTTTCGATGCACCGATAGCTCCAGCCTTTTTACTGGCTTTGGTTCCTACTGCCGATTCATTCCGTACCCGGATTACGTATCAACGGGTCAGCGCTATCGATGCGTGGGGCACACTGGCCATTCCCGGCGGCACTTTTGAGGTGCTGCGGAAAAAACAAACCGAATACAAGAGCACAGCTGTGGATGTAAAGGTAGCACCGCTCGGGTGGATAGATATTTCAACTATCGGCGGGCAACAGTTACTCCCGCTGGGGACGGATACGATAACCACCTTTCATTTTCTGAACAACGTCTCCAAAGAAGCCATTGCTATTTGTACACTTAATACTGCACAAAACGCGGTAACAGGCGTTCAGTACAAAGTAGTATCGCCGCCCGTAGGAACAGACGACCTATGGCTGAAGAAGGAACATTTCAGTCTTTATCCCAACCCTGCCCAACATTCTGTCACCCTGCGGTGGGAACTGCTGGAGGATGCCGACGTCCGCATTGTGGTGACCGATGCGACCGGCCGTCAGTTGCAGACCCTGCTCGACGGACACCTATCGGCCGGCCCTCAACTGACCCAACATGCCTTGGCACCAATGCATTCCGGCCTGCATTTCGTTCAAATATTGACCAACGGCGCCTTGCAGTATACGGCTAAACTGTTGGTTTTATAATTAATTCACGGCCCACTGCGACTTGGAGCTTTTCTTTTACTCAACTTGCAAATAAGTAGGAGTTTGTGGGCAATGAATAGAAAAATGGAGAATCATAAATGATTTAGACTTTATTTTGGTTGTTAAGGACCATAAATATATTAAACAATAAACTTTGATAGCTTGCTAAATCGACTTATATTCACTTAGATTTAGCGAGCTATCAAAAAATATCAGCATGCAAAACAAGCTCATCGGCCGCGCTAAAGAACAGGAAACCCTGAAAGCAGCTTTGTTCTCAAATGAATCAGAAATGGTGGCAGTAATAGGACGTAGAAGGGTTGGAAAGACCTTTCTGATTAGAGCTGCCTACAAGGAGAGAATTGACTTAGAATTTACCGGAGTACAAAATGCAACGCGGCGAGAGCAATTGGATTCCTTTCATTTTTTGTTACAAAAATATGCTGGGCAAAACACGACCTTGAGTTTACCGAAAAACTGGTTAGAAGCCTTTCATCAATTGATAACGGTACTTGAGAAAAAAAATAATTCAAGAAAAAAGAAAGTGTTATTTTTTGATGAACTTCCATGGCTTGCTACAAAAAAATCTGGCTTTTTAAAGGCTTTAGGTTTTTTTTGGAATAACTGGGCATCAAAAAATAATATTGTAGTTGTCATCTGTGGCTCTGCGGCTTCATGGATGATTCAAAATGTAGTAAAGGACAAAGGTGGATTGCACAATAGGATAACCAGGAGAATTAATTTAAGACCATTTACCTTATCCGAAACGGAAACTTTTTTAGCCAGTAGGAACTTAAAACTGAATCGCTATAATACTATTTTGATTTATATGATAATGGGAGGCATTCCACATTATCTAAAGGAAATACAAGCGGGAAAAAGCGCTATCCAAAATATTGATGACATTTGTTTTTTAGAAGATGGTTTGTTGGCCGATGAATTTTCAAGTCTCTATCCAGCATTATTTGAGCATTCAGAAAACCACATTGCTATTATTAGGGCATTGGCAAAAAAATGGAAAGGGCTGACTAGAGCTGAGATCATTAAATTGGCCAATTTATCAAATGGTGGAGGAATAACTAAAACATTGAATGAATTAATGCATTCCAGTTTTATTTCCGCTTACTTCCCTTTTGGAAAAAAAAGGAAAGACATGCTCTACCGTTTAACAGATGAATATTCTCTCTTTTACTTGCACTTTATAGAAAAAAAGAGAAGGAACGTGAAAGGAGCTTGGAAAGCTTTAAGTCAAACAGCAACTTTTAAAAGCTGGAGTGGATATGCTTTTGAAAGCCTATGCTTAAAACACATCGAACAAATAAAAATGGCGCTCCAGATTGCTGGTATTTATTCGGAGTCTTCCAGTTTTTTCTTTTCTGGGAATGACTATTTACCCGGCATACAAATCGACCTCTTGATCGATAGAAATGACCAGGTAATCAACCTATGTGAAATAAAATTTCAGCAAAGAGAATTTATCATGACCAAATCTTATGCTGAACAATTACAGCAAAAAATAGCAGTCTTTAGTGAAGTAAGCAAAACAAAAAAACAGGTATTCCTCACTATGATCACCACTTTCGGAACGACTGATAATAAACACAGTCTTGGGTTGGTAGATAATGATTTGAAAATGGATGTTTTGTTTAGATGATGCCTCTATCCTGTTCAACCCTTTAAATTCCAATGACGAATTTTATTTGCAAGTCGCTGGTAATCAGGCCAATGACATGGGGTATTGCGGCCACGACGAGCTGAGCTTGGGCCTGAGTTTGTTGTTTAAAAAGTCACCTGCACTGGAACAATCCTGGGCCCCGATCAATTATTTCAGTCTTTATCCCAACCCTGCCCAACATTCCGTCACCCTGCGGTGGGAACTACTGGAGGATGCCGAGGTCCGCATTGTGGTGACCGATGCGACCGGCCGTCAGTTGCATACCCTGCTCGACGGACACCTATCGGCCGGCCCTCAGCTGACCCAACATGCCTTGGCGCCAATGCATTCCGGCCTGCATTTCGTACAAATATTGACCAACGGCGCCTTGCAGTATACGGCTAAACTGTTGGTTTTATAAGGCGAAATGTAAAATTTGAATCATCAACCCAAAAGGTTATTAAACAAATTTAAAAAACTGCCCTTGCCATGTTATTTCATTGTACTTTTGAAGCTTTTGAATCTTAATCGGGGTGGCAGCATTAATTTCATTGATCCTGTAGGGTGGAGGCCATAAGCCTCAAAAGGTCAGCTTTCAGCTTGGCCTTTTGCATTTCTTGCTTTCGCTTGAGTAACACTCAGCTCATTCCAGAAATGCAAAAGGCCATTTTGCTATGCAAAATGACCTTTTGTCTTAGTCGGGGTGGCAGGATTAATTTATTGCTTTTTCTTGCATATTATTTGTGCTTTTTTTACCTTGTAGTTGCTGTATAAGTGTTACTTACATATTTGGTAAATATTATTTTGATTTTATAATTATCAACTTTTTTTCACCTAATATGCAACCTAGATTCTACCTTAAATCTACTGGCAAGGGGGATGAAGCTCGTTTAGTCATCATGTTCTTTAATTACCGCATCGGGAAGATGCAAATTCGGTTTAATTATTCTACCCAGGTATATGTTCCGCCTTCTCGCTGGAATAGGACGACGCAAAAGGCTAAGGCTGCTAGAGACTTCCCACAGCATCAACAGATTAATGCGGCACTGGGTTTGATAGGTAGAACGGCAGAGACGATCTATTATAAGTTTAAAGGAGAATTGAAGATCAGAGAATTGACGAAGATGGTTTTCAAAGAGCAGATGGATAAGCAACTTCATAGGGAGTTTTCAGAAACCGATTTATTGGGCTTTATGAAGGAAAAGATTCAAGAGCGAAAGGATGGTACGGTAAGTCGGGGCACCTGGAAAAATGACCAGGTGGCATTACATCATCTTGAGGACTTTGCTAAGATTAGACGAAAACAAGCGCTCTATTTTGATGAAATCACCATCGTATGGTCCAAATCATTCCAACAATACTTATTCGATCAGGGACTTCAGAATAATTATGTTCATAAGATGCTATCCAAGGTAAAGCAATTCATGAGAAAGGCGCAGGAGGAAGGGAAAACTGATAATACGGAGTACCAGTCGCCCTCCTTCCAGGTTTCTAAGACTAAAACAAGTGAAGTCTATTTAACTATTGATGAATTAAGAGCTTTGGAAAACCTGCAACTTCAAGGAACAACCAAAGATATCCGGGATATATTTCTGGTTCTAGCCTTTACCGGAGTTAGGTTCTCGGATGTAGGGGAGGTCCGGCTGAGCAATCTGGTGCCAAGCCAGCGCAAGAAGTTATTCCGGATTTCGACCCAAAAGACAGATCAAACCGTAACCATTCCAGCGCATCCCTTGGTTTTGGAAATCCTGGCACAGCATGGCGGCACACTGCCCCAATATACCAACCAGTTCTTCAATAGGGAAATAAAACTGATCTGTCAAAAAGCGGGTATAAATCAAGACATCTCCAAGGTAAAAACCGTACAAGGCCGCAAAGAAGTCAAGGCCGTCAAGAAATGGGAACGCATCTATTCGCATACCGGTCGCCGGTCTTTTGCAACCAACGCTTTCTTGGCTGGCATGCGGCCTGAGGATGTCATTAAGATTACCGGTCACGCTGATACGAAGACATTGCTCATCTACATCCGAGCGGACGATCTCCGGGTTGGGATGGAATCAGCTAAACACGAGTTCTTTACCGAATGGTGAAACACGTCTAAAAATTATCTCCACGATACCTTCGATAGTCATCCACTTGCGTAAGTAAAAAATAACCACGGCCCCTCTCGTCAGTATGTCGAGGCATGATCGCCGTGTGGATGCGTGCGATATTATCTACTGTTCCAGGTGTTACCCCCAAGTAATCAGAAACGGCCCTTCTGGACATCCTTTGATCCTTTGGTTCAGCCATGGAAGCCACGGCACGAGTGACTGATTCTTCAATGATTTCAATGAGTTGTTCTTTAGTGGTGACTATTAGTTCCATAGTTTTTAATATTATTCAGGATGGAAATTTGAAGAAATTTTGTTTGATCTCTACTTTTGAAATTTCGGTGTTCTCTGGCAAAGTCAGCTTCGACTTCCAGTGTTGCTTTTGTCTCCTGGAAATGGAAGAAGAAATCAGCCCTCCATTTCCTTCCGGCATCTTTTGCGAATAAGCATTCGGCGATGGTAGCAGGCACTCGAAATAGATTGTACAAACGGCGGAATATTTTGGCTTGAAGTTGATTCATAATCTTTTACTTTTCCCAATAAGTTCAACCGGGGTCATCATTTCTTTCACCCGATCGATAAACCGTGGATCGGGGATTTGTCTGCCAATGTCTTCGGGTTCAATATTGCTGGTAATATGGATTTTCTTTCCCTGTCGCCATCCATGTAGATAAAACTGTTCAATCAGTATTTTGCTGACATCGGTCGAATTGCCATAAATCTTGCTTTGTTCCTGATCCGCGAAGAGGTCATCAATACACCAGTTCCCATTCATGTAGTTATCCAGCAAAGCCGTTTCCTTTTGCCGTTGGATTCGAAAAGAAATATCCCGAACATTGCCCAACTGGAAATACTTGTAGTTCAAAGTCTGGGTAAACACGCTGAAAGCCTCCATTAAGGCTGTTTTCCCGATGCCTACATTACCAAATAAGTAAATCCCTTTTTTCAAAGAATACGGACATGTATCGCTTCCGGTGAAATACAAAAT containing:
- a CDS encoding T9SS type A sorting domain-containing protein is translated as MFCLDDASILFNPLNSNDEFYLQVAGNQANDMGYCGHDELSLGLSLLFKKSPALEQSWAPINYFSLYPNPAQHSVTLRWELLEDAEVRIVVTDATGRQLHTLLDGHLSAGPQLTQHALAPMHSGLHFVQILTNGALQYTAKLLVL
- a CDS encoding site-specific integrase, translated to MQPRFYLKSTGKGDEARLVIMFFNYRIGKMQIRFNYSTQVYVPPSRWNRTTQKAKAARDFPQHQQINAALGLIGRTAETIYYKFKGELKIRELTKMVFKEQMDKQLHREFSETDLLGFMKEKIQERKDGTVSRGTWKNDQVALHHLEDFAKIRRKQALYFDEITIVWSKSFQQYLFDQGLQNNYVHKMLSKVKQFMRKAQEEGKTDNTEYQSPSFQVSKTKTSEVYLTIDELRALENLQLQGTTKDIRDIFLVLAFTGVRFSDVGEVRLSNLVPSQRKKLFRISTQKTDQTVTIPAHPLVLEILAQHGGTLPQYTNQFFNREIKLICQKAGINQDISKVKTVQGRKEVKAVKKWERIYSHTGRRSFATNAFLAGMRPEDVIKITGHADTKTLLIYIRADDLRVGMESAKHEFFTEW